One window of the Spirochaetota bacterium genome contains the following:
- the eda gene encoding bifunctional 4-hydroxy-2-oxoglutarate aldolase/2-dehydro-3-deoxy-phosphogluconate aldolase, whose amino-acid sequence MIVIENVDHIGITVSDLDKAIEFYSDLFDFEVVERASNASEAFIKVGDILIKLVEVKNYKAPDNSKSHICFYIDEEDFDDALDELEEKNINIVYGPENIRKGRLVVFTDPDGNKIELRYPRPVRYNYFPAMQLNLTVPIIPIGVFGDSSKIIIVAEMLCRYGFNCIEITLRTPQALECITILRKSFPQLLIGAGSVLTVDDFMASVDAGASFVVSPCVNDSLIELSHKTTNVTYIPGFTTPTEFAHALQIGSTTLKFFPAEYAGGAAYLKAMLEPFVRFSFSIIPTGGILPHAIKDYRAIPQVLACGMSYIVESKLIESNNFDILENRIKETLEKIA is encoded by the coding sequence GTCGTTGAGCGTGCAAGCAATGCTAGTGAAGCGTTTATAAAAGTTGGCGATATTCTTATTAAGCTTGTCGAAGTTAAAAATTACAAAGCTCCCGATAACTCAAAAAGCCATATATGTTTTTATATTGATGAAGAAGATTTTGATGATGCACTTGATGAACTAGAGGAAAAGAATATCAATATTGTATATGGCCCTGAGAATATACGCAAAGGTCGGCTTGTTGTATTTACTGACCCTGATGGTAATAAAATAGAGCTACGGTATCCAAGGCCTGTCCGTTATAATTATTTTCCTGCCATGCAGCTAAACCTTACAGTTCCAATTATTCCCATTGGAGTTTTTGGCGATAGTTCTAAAATAATTATCGTTGCTGAAATGCTGTGCAGGTATGGATTCAATTGTATTGAAATCACTTTAAGGACACCACAGGCTCTGGAATGTATTACCATACTGCGAAAATCCTTCCCACAATTGCTGATAGGGGCAGGCAGTGTGCTAACGGTGGATGATTTTATGGCTTCTGTTGATGCAGGTGCATCATTTGTTGTATCACCTTGTGTCAATGATTCATTAATTGAGCTATCGCACAAAACTACTAATGTTACGTATATTCCAGGTTTCACAACTCCTACTGAATTTGCCCATGCCTTACAAATAGGCAGTACAACGTTAAAATTTTTTCCAGCAGAGTATGCTGGTGGTGCAGCCTATCTTAAAGCAATGTTAGAGCCCTTTGTCAGGTTTTCATTTTCCATTATACCTACAGGCGGCATTTTACCTCATGCTATAAAGGATTATCGTGCAATTCCACAGGTTTTGGCATGCGGCATGTCGTATATTGTTGAAAGCAAATTAATTGAAAGCAATAATTTTGATATTCTTGAAAATCGTATAAAAGAAACCTTAGAAAAAATAGCATAG
- a CDS encoding class I SAM-dependent methyltransferase: protein MPLYKIIEQAVLKREALFNNAETNAFRLFNSSGDNCEGLIIDYYNGYVLLQLYDSSLYSIYHKISKYCKTILNSLHIPVNGILLKDRSKVNDPQRIAQIRKSILVEGDLPPEKFIVKQNNIAAYVDLINGQNTGVFLDMRVVRSKMAAYYMKGGNLCNLFCYTGLFSVHALKNGVQHAVNVDISQSVLNRAKQNYLLNNIAYDSRDFVKIDCKQYLKKALKHNTPFNFVIFDPPTFSRNKKQNFSVKTHYSDFCALIQTIARSGYVLTTINAVSISVHDYRSLHPKDWKLEFLDHEPDDFPYIKPYLKAGLWKIP from the coding sequence ATGCCCCTTTATAAAATTATAGAACAGGCAGTCCTTAAGCGTGAAGCGCTTTTTAATAATGCAGAAACTAATGCATTCAGGTTATTCAATAGCAGTGGTGATAATTGTGAGGGGTTAATCATTGATTACTATAATGGATATGTACTATTGCAATTGTATGATAGCTCATTGTATAGCATCTATCACAAGATAAGCAAATATTGTAAAACAATACTTAACTCGTTACATATACCGGTTAATGGAATATTACTTAAAGATAGATCAAAAGTTAATGACCCTCAAAGAATTGCTCAAATTAGAAAAAGCATCCTTGTGGAAGGGGACCTACCACCTGAGAAATTTATAGTAAAACAGAACAATATAGCGGCGTATGTGGATCTTATAAATGGTCAGAATACCGGTGTTTTTCTTGATATGAGAGTGGTGCGCAGTAAAATGGCTGCATACTATATGAAGGGTGGTAATCTGTGCAACCTTTTTTGTTACACTGGACTATTTTCAGTACATGCTTTAAAAAATGGAGTACAACATGCTGTAAACGTTGATATTTCACAATCAGTTTTAAACAGGGCAAAACAAAATTATCTTTTAAATAATATTGCTTACGATTCAAGAGATTTTGTTAAAATTGACTGCAAGCAGTATTTAAAAAAAGCATTGAAACATAATACTCCCTTTAATTTTGTAATATTTGACCCGCCAACATTTTCGCGCAATAAAAAACAAAATTTCAGCGTTAAAACTCATTATAGTGATTTTTGTGCATTAATTCAAACTATTGCTCGTAGCGGATATGTTCTTACCACTATCAATGCAGTTTCCATTAGTGTACATGATTATAGGTCATTGCACCCAAAAGACTGGAAATTAGAGTTCCTGGACCATGAACCCGATGATTTTCCCTATATCAAACCCTACTTGAAAGCTGGTTTGTGGAAAATACCGTAA
- a CDS encoding tetratricopeptide repeat protein, with the protein MYYRYTSRQRKKITTKWVINAVLIACIIYVVHHYHQYIFFWKYTLNKLQAKIEAASNQPDTTIRQKQLKDLCSAVTKYAESNPMSSDAFYLLGETYYHYAYSLLNKPIYTLYDDTVLQNISADIRQHFLLAIKAINKGIALGGRSSISDNTRVSYAASLYCSGYYPVNEIYTIVQKVSNVQKLSLQNIRMYSLIAIKSGHFEEGIELVKVKGVSDNIEGRMFLAASYLYANQQSNAIIEYRNILQSSRDNTIVKAVHIELGKIFYRKGVYSQSLEHLNAALQIDDHDVQCKLWLGKVYSAVGNISQAKALWSEVLLIDSDNTEAKRLLGIM; encoded by the coding sequence ATGTATTATCGCTATACATCACGACAAAGAAAAAAAATTACCACAAAATGGGTAATTAATGCTGTTTTAATAGCATGCATAATTTATGTGGTACACCACTATCATCAGTATATATTTTTCTGGAAATATACATTAAATAAATTACAGGCCAAAATTGAAGCTGCATCAAATCAGCCAGATACTACTATACGGCAGAAGCAGTTGAAGGATCTTTGCAGTGCTGTTACCAAATATGCTGAAAGCAATCCAATGAGTTCAGATGCTTTTTATCTGTTGGGCGAAACGTATTATCATTATGCTTATAGCCTTTTAAATAAACCCATATATACACTCTATGATGACACTGTATTGCAAAATATTTCTGCTGATATACGGCAGCACTTCCTTTTAGCAATTAAAGCCATAAATAAAGGGATAGCCCTTGGCGGCAGATCTTCAATTAGTGATAATACAAGAGTCAGTTACGCTGCATCATTATATTGCAGTGGATATTATCCTGTTAATGAAATATATACAATTGTACAAAAAGTTTCTAATGTGCAAAAACTATCGTTACAGAATATAAGAATGTATTCTCTCATAGCTATAAAAAGTGGACATTTTGAAGAAGGGATTGAGCTAGTAAAGGTAAAAGGGGTTTCAGATAATATTGAAGGGAGAATGTTTTTGGCTGCATCTTATCTTTACGCAAATCAGCAAAGCAATGCTATTATTGAGTATAGAAATATACTTCAGAGTTCAAGGGACAATACCATTGTAAAAGCAGTTCATATAGAATTGGGTAAGATATTTTACAGGAAAGGTGTATACTCGCAATCGCTTGAGCACTTGAATGCGGCTTTACAAATTGATGACCATGATGTGCAGTGCAAACTGTGGTTGGGTAAAGTATATTCTGCTGTAGGTAATATATCCCAGGCAAAGGCATTATGGAGTGAGGTTCTTTTAATTGATTCAGATAATACCGAAGCCAAGCGCTTGCTAGGGATAATGTAA
- a CDS encoding rod shape-determining protein produces MIFDSVYSLFSNDMGIDLGTANTLVHVKGQGIVLSEPSVVAVQTSTGKVLAVGHEAKRMLGRTPGDIVAIRPMKDGVIADFETVEKMIRYFIQKVHKRTTLVRPRVVIGVPSGITEVEKRAVRESAEQAGAREIYLIEEALAAAIGANIPIHEPAGHMIVDIGGGTTEIAVISLGGMVIADSIRIAGDEFDEAIIKYMRTQYNLVIGERMAEDVKFRLGNAFPEKKIETMELKGRDAISGLPRTLEIDSTEIRKALKEPVDQILDAIKHTLERTPPELAADIVERGIVLSGGGSLLKGLDKYISKETGVPVIRAENPLTCVVMGAGKFLEEIKNLYRSNLK; encoded by the coding sequence ATGATCTTCGATTCTGTATACAGTTTATTTTCCAATGATATGGGTATTGATTTGGGAACTGCCAATACCTTAGTACATGTCAAGGGACAGGGTATTGTTTTGAGTGAACCTTCTGTTGTTGCTGTTCAAACAAGTACTGGCAAAGTACTGGCTGTTGGCCATGAGGCAAAGAGGATGCTAGGAAGAACTCCGGGAGATATTGTTGCAATACGACCGATGAAAGATGGTGTTATTGCTGATTTTGAAACAGTTGAAAAGATGATACGATATTTCATACAAAAGGTGCATAAACGTACAACGCTGGTTAGGCCAAGGGTTGTGATTGGTGTCCCATCAGGCATTACTGAGGTAGAAAAGCGTGCGGTTCGTGAGTCTGCGGAGCAAGCCGGAGCACGTGAAATTTATCTTATTGAAGAAGCTCTTGCAGCAGCTATTGGAGCTAATATACCAATTCACGAGCCTGCAGGCCATATGATTGTTGATATTGGTGGTGGTACAACTGAGATTGCTGTTATCTCGCTTGGTGGCATGGTTATAGCTGATTCGATAAGGATAGCAGGGGATGAGTTTGATGAAGCCATTATAAAATATATGAGGACTCAGTACAATCTGGTGATAGGCGAGCGAATGGCCGAAGATGTAAAATTCAGACTGGGCAATGCCTTCCCTGAAAAGAAAATTGAAACTATGGAATTAAAAGGACGTGATGCTATTTCTGGTTTACCACGTACTTTAGAGATAGATTCAACGGAAATAAGAAAAGCTTTAAAAGAACCTGTAGATCAGATACTAGATGCTATTAAACATACATTGGAACGGACCCCACCTGAGTTGGCAGCGGATATAGTTGAGCGTGGGATTGTGCTTTCAGGCGGTGGATCATTATTAAAGGGTCTTGATAAGTATATTAGCAAAGAAACCGGTGTTCCAGTTATACGGGCTGAAAATCCATTGACATGTGTTGTGATGGGAGCCGGTAAATTCCTTGAGGAAATTAAAAACCTTTACCGCTCTAATTTGAAGTAG
- the mreC gene encoding rod shape-determining protein MreC: MEFFIRHKTIVLFVIFTLFCFISLSLQSTGVTNVVEGAGNAVIFPFQKLYHAIQTNLSLLWSGFSQLRNAQEELEKTRLRLQQYESVAEELEEIKRENEQLRNLLGLKQRLKYESVLATIISKDPDNWFRTIIINRGSSDGIEVNMPVVAFFGDEKAIVGKIIEVRRSIARILPIISPDLKIGVIFQESRYPGLLSGYSAIGKLCVIDYVDKTATVKAGDIVITSGQGGIFPQGLLVGVAIKSFPSESGAFQRVLVKPYINFDLIENVVVIKKEPDEEILKLIQEEPQL; this comes from the coding sequence GTGGAATTCTTTATAAGGCACAAAACAATTGTACTATTTGTAATATTTACTCTGTTTTGTTTCATCTCACTCTCTTTACAATCAACAGGGGTAACAAATGTTGTAGAGGGGGCAGGTAATGCAGTTATTTTTCCATTTCAGAAGTTATATCATGCCATACAGACAAATCTTTCACTCTTATGGTCAGGTTTTTCGCAACTTCGAAATGCACAGGAAGAACTGGAAAAAACTAGATTACGCTTACAGCAGTATGAATCAGTTGCTGAAGAGTTAGAGGAAATCAAAAGAGAAAATGAACAGCTCAGAAATCTTTTAGGACTGAAACAGCGATTAAAATATGAATCGGTTTTAGCTACTATTATATCAAAAGACCCAGACAACTGGTTCAGGACAATAATTATTAACAGAGGAAGTTCTGACGGCATTGAAGTAAATATGCCGGTGGTTGCTTTTTTTGGTGATGAAAAAGCAATCGTAGGTAAAATAATTGAAGTGAGAAGATCAATAGCACGGATTTTGCCAATTATTTCTCCTGATTTAAAAATAGGGGTTATATTTCAGGAAAGCCGTTATCCGGGACTCTTAAGTGGCTATTCGGCTATTGGTAAATTATGTGTAATTGATTATGTTGATAAAACTGCAACTGTAAAAGCTGGTGATATTGTCATCACTTCAGGTCAGGGAGGTATTTTCCCCCAAGGGCTATTGGTAGGAGTAGCTATTAAATCGTTCCCATCTGAATCCGGTGCATTTCAGCGTGTTTTAGTAAAACCGTATATAAATTTTGATCTAATTGAAAATGTAGTAGTTATTAAAAAAGAACCGGATGAAGAGATCTTAAAATTAATACAGGAAGAACCGCAACTATGA
- the mreD gene encoding rod shape-determining protein MreD: MIVMYLITGALLLASLIIQGHSSFDVLRIGGVKPDLVFIVVVYFAYSFGSLYGEVTGFIGGLLHDAISNSPLGLLAFPKMALGYIIGFFGRSIFKENLFTVFLLVFFASIAKGIITLILCYLFHQGSLSSITSIILPESFYNALLSPPLFFLFDKIFEQELSREGR; this comes from the coding sequence ATGATAGTAATGTATCTTATAACTGGTGCACTTTTGTTAGCATCACTTATCATTCAGGGGCATTCTTCCTTTGATGTCCTGCGAATTGGGGGTGTAAAACCTGATCTTGTGTTTATCGTCGTTGTTTATTTTGCTTATAGCTTTGGTTCTTTATATGGTGAAGTAACGGGTTTTATAGGTGGATTATTGCATGATGCAATTTCCAATTCTCCCCTGGGGTTGCTAGCGTTCCCTAAAATGGCTTTAGGGTACATAATTGGTTTTTTTGGAAGGTCAATTTTCAAAGAAAATCTTTTTACAGTTTTTTTGCTAGTCTTTTTTGCATCTATTGCAAAAGGTATTATTACTCTTATATTATGTTATTTATTCCATCAAGGATCATTATCTTCAATAACTTCAATTATTTTACCCGAATCTTTCTATAATGCGTTATTATCCCCCCCATTATTCTTCCTTTTTGATAAGATATTTGAACAGGAGTTATCGAGGGAAGGTCGTTAG
- the mrdA gene encoding penicillin-binding protein 2, whose product MQFASIRTKIIEEFRKRLLFVGIIVIAMFCIFFFQLINLQIIQGKEYSEKSRMNMENNIPIPASRGEIYDRNFAPDKQNVILATNRPSFNVIVVPARYKEKRTLYYAIKNVCALLKLPYNEIISDIQSNNPYNRYVIQEDVPFNIVVTIATNQDKFPNIMWEDAPVRVYPFANIFSHVIGYIGSLTKEEYNSYKDVGYKYYQKIGKAGIERQYDSTLRGVDGYVRRIVDAKNRTEGEEIGQHPKPGYNIVLTIDYDVQKTAYTALGDNRGSVIVMKPATGEILSLVSKPDYDPNQIISKNNTKIITQLNNDKNKPFLNRAIQSRYPPASTFKLVTAIAALEEEKWNPNITLYCPGKYTLKGYVDRDFYCYQVHGSVNLLWAIAKSCSVYFYQLGLKLGPTTIFNYAGYLGLAEPSGIDIPGEITGFIPSKKWKQKTFGQPWFDGDTVNLSIGQGFMLVTPIGMMDFISAIVNSGVVFKPHLIKEIRSNDNSSVISVVIPEKLREIPLSPTTIETIKQGMRMAVTNGTAARLGYLQVQMCGKTGTAQTRSKRQEDVSQHAWFVGFGPYDAAPEKIVAIVVMVEYGIAGAATAVPIAEQVFSTLIKKGYF is encoded by the coding sequence ATGCAGTTTGCATCTATAAGAACTAAAATTATTGAAGAGTTCAGAAAAAGGCTTTTGTTTGTTGGAATTATTGTTATTGCCATGTTCTGTATTTTTTTCTTCCAGCTAATTAATTTGCAGATAATACAGGGAAAGGAATATTCTGAAAAGTCGCGCATGAATATGGAAAATAATATTCCTATTCCTGCATCCCGTGGTGAAATATACGATAGAAACTTTGCTCCTGATAAGCAGAATGTGATACTGGCAACAAACAGACCATCGTTTAATGTTATTGTAGTCCCAGCACGTTATAAAGAAAAAAGAACATTATATTATGCAATAAAAAATGTGTGTGCTTTGTTAAAATTACCATATAATGAAATCATATCAGACATACAATCAAATAATCCTTATAACAGATATGTAATACAAGAAGATGTTCCATTTAATATTGTAGTAACTATCGCTACCAATCAGGATAAATTCCCAAATATTATGTGGGAAGATGCACCAGTACGAGTGTACCCTTTTGCCAATATATTTTCACATGTCATAGGATATATTGGGAGTTTAACTAAAGAAGAATACAATAGCTATAAAGATGTGGGATATAAATATTATCAAAAAATAGGAAAAGCTGGTATTGAAAGACAATACGATTCAACCTTACGTGGTGTGGATGGATATGTAAGGCGTATAGTGGACGCAAAAAACAGGACTGAGGGTGAAGAAATTGGACAACACCCAAAACCCGGGTATAATATTGTTCTAACAATAGATTATGATGTCCAGAAAACAGCATATACTGCATTGGGTGACAACAGAGGTTCTGTTATAGTAATGAAACCTGCAACAGGTGAAATTTTAAGCTTGGTGAGTAAACCTGATTATGATCCAAATCAGATTATATCAAAAAACAATACAAAGATAATAACACAATTAAATAATGATAAAAATAAGCCTTTTTTAAACAGGGCTATACAGTCACGCTACCCCCCAGCATCAACTTTTAAACTTGTTACAGCAATTGCTGCACTTGAAGAAGAAAAATGGAATCCTAATATTACACTATATTGCCCTGGGAAATACACATTAAAGGGATATGTGGACAGAGATTTTTATTGTTATCAAGTTCATGGTTCAGTCAATTTATTATGGGCAATAGCAAAATCCTGCAGTGTATATTTTTACCAGTTAGGATTGAAGTTAGGACCAACCACTATCTTCAATTATGCTGGATATCTAGGGCTTGCGGAACCTTCAGGCATTGATATACCAGGCGAAATTACAGGATTTATTCCATCAAAAAAATGGAAGCAAAAAACTTTTGGACAACCATGGTTTGATGGGGATACGGTTAATCTTTCTATAGGCCAAGGTTTTATGCTTGTAACCCCAATTGGCATGATGGATTTTATTTCGGCGATAGTCAATTCTGGTGTTGTTTTCAAACCTCATCTTATAAAAGAAATTCGATCAAATGATAATTCATCAGTTATTTCAGTTGTTATACCCGAAAAACTTCGTGAAATACCATTATCACCAACTACAATAGAAACAATCAAACAAGGAATGAGAATGGCGGTCACCAATGGTACTGCTGCACGCCTGGGATATTTACAAGTGCAAATGTGTGGCAAGACAGGAACTGCACAAACACGTTCAAAAAGGCAGGAGGACGTAAGCCAACATGCCTGGTTTGTTGGCTTTGGTCCATACGATGCAGCCCCTGAAAAGATTGTTGCTATTGTAGTAATGGTTGAATATGGTATTGCAGGCGCCGCAACTGCTGTTCCAATTGCAGAACAGGTTTTCAGCACATTGATAAAAAAGGGATATTTTTAA